The Micromonospora violae DNA segment GCATCGCTAGCCCCACCGTGGCGCAGAGCGGCAGCGCCAACGCGGCCGCCCCGCCGGCCAGCCGACGCACGGTCCGGCCGACCGACCCGGAGACGGCCAGCGTGATCATGGCGAAGACCACCGCCGCGGTGGCCGCGATGCTCGCGCCACCGTGCACCAGGTCCGCCGTCGTCGCGCGCTCGAACGGCGGCAACGGGCAACCGTCGGAGCAGGTCACCGCCCCCGACACAGCGGTGAACACCGCCCCGGTGGCGAGCAGCGCCGGGGCCGCCGCCCACACCCCGGGGGGCAGCGCCGCGCCGATCAGCAGCAGCGCGCCGGCGAGGGCCAGGATCCCGATCCGGTACGCCCCGGCGTGGGCGCTGCCGGCGATGCCCGCCTCACTGACGTACCCGGTGAGCCCTGGACCGGGACCGGCGACAACGGCGAGCGTCACCGCCACCGCACCGGCCAGGGTGCAGCCGGCCGCGGCGGACGCGGCGACCCGGCGTGCGGTGTCACCGCGGGCCCCCGGCGCGGTCGTCGCGGCGGACCGACCCGGGTCAGCCACGCCCGTGCGGCGCGCTCCAGCCGGACTCGTCCGGCCCGAGTGGCACGATGCCGGTCGGATTGATCTGCTGGTGCGTGCCGTAGTAGTGCCGCTTGATGTGGTCGAAGTCCACCGTATCGCCGAAACCGGGCGTCTGGAACAGGTCCCGGGCGTACGCCCAGAGCACCGGCATCTCGGTCAGCTTGTTGCGGTTGCACTTGAAATGCCCGTGGTACGCGGCGTCGAAGCGGACCAGCGTGGTGAACAGCCGTACGTCCGCCTCGGTGATCGCGTCGCCCATCAGGTAGCGCTGCCCGACCAGCCGCTCGGAGAGCGCGTCCAGCCGGGTGAAGAGCGCCCGGAACGCCTCGTCGTACGCCTCCTGGGAGGTCGCGAACCCGCACCGGTAGACGCCGTTGTTCACGTCGGTGTGGATCTCGGCCATCAGCGCGTCCATCTCGGGGCGCAGCGCGACCGGGTAGAGGTCCGGCGCGTCGGGCGCGTGCAGCGACCGCCACTGCGTGGAGAAGTCGAGGGTGAGCTGCGGATAGTCGTTGGTGACCACCCGGCCGGTCAGGGTGTCGACGAGCGCCGGCACGGTCACCCGGCCGGTGTAGTCCGGGTCGGTGGCCAGGTACGCCTCGGAGAGGAAGCTCACGCCGAGGACCGGGTCGAAGCCGTCCGGGTCGAGGGCGAACGCCCAGCCCCGTTCGTCCCGGATCGGGTCGACGGTGCCCAGCGAGATCGCGTCGTCCAGCCCGAGCAGGCCGCGCACGATCCTCGCCCGGTGCGCCCAGGGGCAGGCGCGGCACCAGATCAGCCGGTAACGGCCGGCCTCCAGGGGCCAGCGGTCCTGCTCGTCCGGGCCGCCGCCGGGTGGGGAGGTCGAGTCGGCGGTGACCCGACCGGTGAACCGGTTCGGCTGGCGGACGAACGCGCCACCGCCGCTGGTCTCTGCGCTGAACTGGGGCCGGGCCATGCCGTCAACCTATCCGCTGTCGGCGCGGATATCCTGGCGGCCGGCAGCCCTCGCGACCCGGTGGGCGTGCCCCACCCCCCGCCGTCTGCACCCCCTAAGGACTCGCGATGACCGTGGCATACCTGGTGGCCGGTGTCCGCACCCCGATCGGCCGGTACGCGGGCGCGCTGGCCGGCGTCCGCCCCGACGACCTGGCCGCGCACGTGATCCGTGAGCTGGTCGCCCGCCACCCGTCGGTGGACTGGGCGCGTGTCGACGACGTCGTGCTCGGCTGCGCCAACCAGGCCGGTGAGGACAACCGCAACGTGGCCCGGATGGCGGCGCTGCTGGCCGGGCTGCCCCAGGAGGTGCCGGGCAGCACGGTCAACCGGCTGTGCGGCTCGGGCCTGGACGCGCTCGCCACCGCCGCCCGGTCCATCGTCGCCGGGGACGCGGACCTGGTGATCGCCGGCGGGGTGGAGAGCATGAGCCGGGCGCCGTTCGTCATGCCGAAGGCGACATCGGCGTACTCCCGCTCGGCCGAGGTGTACGACACCACCCTGGGTTGGCGGTTGGTGAACCCGTTGATGCGCGACGGGTGGGGGGTCGACTCGATGCCGGAGACGGCGGAGAATGTCGCCGCCGAGTACGGCGTCAGCCGGGCCGAGCAGGACGCCTTCGCGTACCGCTCGCAGCAGCGGGCGGCCAAGGCGCAGGCCGACGGCCGGTTCGCCGAGGAGATCGTGGCCGTGTCCGTGCCGGCCGGTCGCCGGGAGACCCGACTGGTCGAGGTGGACGAGCACCCCCGGGAGACCTCACTGGAGAAGTTGGCCGCGCTGCCCACTCCGTTCCGCGACGGTGGCACCGTCACCGCCGGCAACTCCTCCGGCGTCAACGACGGCGCGGTGGCGCTGCTGGT contains these protein-coding regions:
- the pcaF gene encoding 3-oxoadipyl-CoA thiolase, producing the protein MTVAYLVAGVRTPIGRYAGALAGVRPDDLAAHVIRELVARHPSVDWARVDDVVLGCANQAGEDNRNVARMAALLAGLPQEVPGSTVNRLCGSGLDALATAARSIVAGDADLVIAGGVESMSRAPFVMPKATSAYSRSAEVYDTTLGWRLVNPLMRDGWGVDSMPETAENVAAEYGVSRAEQDAFAYRSQQRAAKAQADGRFAEEIVAVSVPAGRRETRLVEVDEHPRETSLEKLAALPTPFRDGGTVTAGNSSGVNDGAVALLVASEAAVFRYGLTPLARVVGAAAAGVPPRIMGIGPVPATRKLLDRVGVEVGAVDVVELNEAFAAQSVAVLRELGLPVDADHVNPNGGAIALGHPLGASGARLALTAALELRRRGGRRALATMCIGVGQGISLLLESAA
- a CDS encoding DUF998 domain-containing protein — its product is MADPGRSAATTAPGARGDTARRVAASAAAGCTLAGAVAVTLAVVAGPGPGLTGYVSEAGIAGSAHAGAYRIGILALAGALLLIGAALPPGVWAAAPALLATGAVFTAVSGAVTCSDGCPLPPFERATTADLVHGGASIAATAAVVFAMITLAVSGSVGRTVRRLAGGAAALALPLCATVGLAMLVLGRGSVVGVLERLILALAVLWGLGTATALALCKEPHAVGSFH
- a CDS encoding glutathione S-transferase family protein; this encodes MARPQFSAETSGGGAFVRQPNRFTGRVTADSTSPPGGGPDEQDRWPLEAGRYRLIWCRACPWAHRARIVRGLLGLDDAISLGTVDPIRDERGWAFALDPDGFDPVLGVSFLSEAYLATDPDYTGRVTVPALVDTLTGRVVTNDYPQLTLDFSTQWRSLHAPDAPDLYPVALRPEMDALMAEIHTDVNNGVYRCGFATSQEAYDEAFRALFTRLDALSERLVGQRYLMGDAITEADVRLFTTLVRFDAAYHGHFKCNRNKLTEMPVLWAYARDLFQTPGFGDTVDFDHIKRHYYGTHQQINPTGIVPLGPDESGWSAPHGRG